One stretch of Nocardioides perillae DNA includes these proteins:
- a CDS encoding oxidoreductase, giving the protein MSDPAAVLDALARLEGVPSAYAAARDGVDVVLRDRGLRRTSPETTAESLLRGAHASAVLEGSGSSLAQVRAGEGDEVAADAVRLSSVLLGQAPTLLRSPLQALAQLHTVVGARSLPADRLGRPRDADAAGVLRQVAQLVTATTQAPAMLVAAVVHAEVATAAPFASHNGLVARAAERLVLVARGVDEKSLVVPEAGHLALRAAYESNLRGFRDGGDAGVHSWLLYAAEAYAAAAEASPLRRTATD; this is encoded by the coding sequence ATGAGCGACCCCGCCGCCGTGCTCGACGCGCTCGCCCGGCTCGAGGGCGTGCCCTCGGCGTACGCCGCGGCGCGCGACGGCGTCGACGTCGTGCTGCGCGACCGCGGGCTGCGGCGCACCTCCCCCGAGACCACGGCCGAGTCGCTGCTGCGCGGCGCGCACGCGAGCGCGGTGCTCGAGGGGTCGGGCTCGTCGCTGGCGCAGGTCCGCGCGGGTGAGGGTGACGAGGTGGCCGCGGACGCGGTGCGGCTCTCCTCGGTGCTGCTCGGCCAGGCCCCCACGCTGCTGCGCTCGCCGCTGCAGGCGCTCGCCCAGCTGCACACGGTCGTGGGCGCCCGCTCCCTGCCCGCCGACCGGCTCGGTCGCCCGCGCGACGCCGACGCGGCCGGGGTCCTGCGGCAGGTGGCGCAGCTGGTGACCGCCACCACCCAGGCGCCGGCGATGCTGGTCGCCGCCGTCGTGCACGCCGAGGTCGCGACCGCGGCCCCCTTCGCCTCCCACAACGGGCTGGTGGCACGCGCGGCCGAGCGGCTGGTGCTGGTCGCGCGCGGCGTCGACGAGAAGTCGCTGGTCGTGCCCGAGGCCGGGCACCTCGCGCTGCGCGCGGCCTACGAGTCCAACCTGCGCGGCTTCCGCGACGGCGGCGACGCGGGCGTGCACTCCTGGCTGCTCTACGCCGCGGAGGCCTACGCGGCTGCCGCGGAGGCGAGCCCGCTGCGGCGCACGGCCACCGACTGA
- the ssd gene encoding septum site-determining protein Ssd gives MTESTDVRTDVRTAVRPGARPGARPSPAAAGAPGRPLVVTADPALREELSRLAAAAGAVPEVVAEAGAALLAWARAPLVLVGHDLAAVVAARAPARRDDVLVVGWAPVADGWFRDAVAVGAQQVLGLPDAEAWLVDLLADAADPSPGRGTVVGVLGGSGGAGATTTACALAEVGARTGTAALVDLDPLGPGVDRVVGLEDTEGVRWDALGAASGRLSGRAFATALPRVRGVGVLTWLPGVATVVTPAAAREALAAAGRSHRWVVVDLPRAPGALLDEVVARCDRLLVVCAPTVAGVAGTARTCARLPADAPVGLVVRGRGDPAAVGRVVRRPVLGVLPHARGLDEAVDLGLGPVHRGRGPLARAVAELLHAVRTGEEVAA, from the coding sequence ATGACCGAGTCCACCGACGTCCGCACCGACGTCCGCACCGCTGTCCGCCCTGGTGCCCGCCCTGGTGCCCGCCCGTCGCCTGCTGCTGCGGGCGCGCCCGGCCGGCCGCTCGTGGTGACGGCCGACCCCGCGCTGCGCGAGGAGCTGTCGAGGCTCGCCGCCGCGGCGGGTGCGGTGCCGGAGGTCGTCGCCGAGGCCGGCGCCGCGCTGCTGGCGTGGGCGCGGGCACCGCTCGTGCTGGTCGGCCACGACCTCGCCGCGGTCGTCGCGGCGCGGGCGCCGGCGCGTCGCGACGACGTGCTGGTCGTGGGGTGGGCGCCGGTGGCGGACGGGTGGTTCCGCGACGCAGTGGCGGTCGGGGCGCAGCAGGTGCTGGGGCTGCCGGACGCCGAGGCGTGGCTCGTCGACCTCCTCGCCGACGCCGCGGACCCGTCGCCGGGGCGCGGGACGGTGGTCGGGGTGCTGGGCGGTTCGGGCGGAGCGGGGGCGACCACGACCGCGTGCGCCCTCGCCGAGGTGGGGGCCCGCACCGGCACGGCGGCGCTGGTCGACCTCGACCCGCTCGGTCCCGGCGTCGACCGGGTGGTCGGGCTCGAGGACACCGAGGGGGTGCGGTGGGACGCCCTGGGGGCGGCCTCGGGGCGGTTGTCCGGTCGGGCCTTCGCCACCGCCCTGCCGCGGGTGCGCGGGGTGGGCGTGCTGACGTGGCTGCCGGGCGTCGCCACGGTGGTGACGCCGGCAGCGGCCCGCGAGGCGCTCGCGGCCGCGGGCCGCAGTCACCGGTGGGTGGTGGTCGACCTGCCGCGTGCGCCCGGCGCGCTGCTGGACGAGGTGGTCGCGCGCTGCGACCGGCTCCTGGTCGTCTGCGCCCCGACGGTCGCCGGTGTCGCGGGGACGGCTCGCACGTGCGCACGGCTCCCGGCCGACGCGCCCGTCGGCCTGGTCGTCCGCGGACGCGGTGACCCCGCGGCGGTGGGCCGGGTGGTGCGTCGCCCCGTGCTCGGCGTGCTGCCGCACGCGCGGGGGCTCGACGAGGCCGTCGACCTGGGGCTAGGGCCCGTGCACCGGGGTCGCGGGCCGCTCGCCCGCGCCGTCGCCGAGCTGCTGCACGCCGTGCGCACCGGCGAGGAGGTGGCGGCGTGA
- a CDS encoding sensor histidine kinase, with the protein MALPWLRSRRRTRLASEADRATFRTLHTASLASPALREGLTVDSAERSIRHLRVLLGTPALALTDDHGVLAWDGLGAHHAGQAAALAADALEQGTRVAGRDRLVCDDVGCPVRHAIIAPLVVEDRTVGTVQAFAERSSAGLVRAADEVAQWVSGQLELAELSTSRARLAEAEVRALRAQISPHFVYNSLGAIASFVRTDPDRARELLLEFADFTRYSFRRHGEFTTLAEELRSIERYLLLEQARFGERLKVTLRIAPEVLPVVVPFLCLQPLVENAVRHGLSGAEAGHITIVARDAGQEAVIEVEDDGSGEDPERVRRALAGDADLDSVGLGNVDGRLRSTFGDDYGLVVETAPGAGTRVVVRVPKFAPGVRP; encoded by the coding sequence GTGGCGCTCCCCTGGCTCCGGTCGCGTCGGCGCACGCGCCTGGCGAGCGAGGCCGACCGTGCCACCTTCCGCACGCTGCACACCGCGTCGCTCGCCTCGCCGGCGCTGCGCGAGGGCCTCACCGTCGACAGCGCGGAGCGCAGCATCCGCCACCTGCGGGTGCTGCTCGGCACGCCGGCGCTGGCGCTGACCGACGACCACGGCGTGCTCGCATGGGACGGCCTGGGCGCCCACCACGCCGGGCAGGCGGCCGCGCTCGCCGCCGACGCGCTGGAGCAGGGCACCCGCGTCGCGGGGCGCGACCGCCTGGTCTGCGACGACGTCGGCTGCCCGGTGCGGCACGCGATCATCGCGCCGCTGGTGGTCGAGGACCGCACGGTCGGCACGGTGCAGGCCTTCGCCGAGCGCAGCTCGGCCGGGCTGGTGCGGGCCGCCGACGAGGTGGCGCAGTGGGTCTCCGGCCAGCTCGAGCTCGCCGAGCTGAGCACCTCCCGCGCCCGGCTCGCCGAGGCCGAGGTGCGGGCGCTGCGCGCGCAGATCAGCCCCCACTTCGTCTACAACTCCCTCGGCGCCATCGCCTCCTTCGTGCGCACCGACCCCGACCGGGCCCGCGAGCTGCTGCTGGAGTTCGCCGACTTCACCCGCTACTCCTTCCGCCGCCACGGCGAGTTCACGACGCTGGCCGAGGAGCTGCGCTCCATCGAGCGCTACCTGCTGCTCGAGCAGGCCCGCTTCGGTGAGCGGCTGAAGGTCACCCTGCGCATCGCCCCCGAGGTGCTGCCCGTCGTCGTGCCGTTCCTGTGCCTGCAGCCCCTGGTCGAGAACGCCGTGCGCCACGGCCTCTCCGGCGCCGAGGCCGGGCACATCACGATCGTCGCGCGCGACGCCGGCCAGGAGGCCGTCATCGAGGTCGAGGACGACGGCAGCGGCGAGGACCCCGAGCGCGTGCGCCGCGCCCTCGCCGGCGACGCCGACCTCGACTCGGTGGGGCTCGGCAACGTGGACGGTCGCCTGCGCAGCACCTTCGGCGACGACTACGGTCTGGTCGTCGAGACGGCCCCGGGCGCCGGCACGCGGGTGGTCGTGCGGGTGCCCAAGTTCGCCCCTGGAGTGCGCCCGTGA
- a CDS encoding HAD-IB family hydrolase: MQPTAAFFDLDKTIIAKSSTLAFSRPFQAGGLISRRAVLRSAYAQFVYLVGGADHDQMEKMRLFMSQLCAGWDVATVREIVAETLHHVVEPLVYEEAVGLVDEHQLHGRDVVIVSTSGTEVVEPIGAMLGADHVVATRLEIVDGRYTGEIEYYAYAEEKANAVRALAEERGYDLAECYAYSDSITDLPMLEAVGHPHAVNPDRELRRAALERGWPVLVFTRPVALRPRVPLPPARPTLAALAVGGAVAAGGWWWSARRRDTPGSG, from the coding sequence GTGCAGCCGACCGCGGCGTTCTTCGACCTCGACAAGACGATCATCGCCAAGTCGAGCACGCTCGCCTTCAGCCGGCCCTTCCAGGCAGGCGGGCTGATCTCGCGGCGCGCGGTGCTGCGCTCGGCCTACGCGCAGTTCGTCTACCTCGTGGGCGGCGCCGACCACGACCAGATGGAGAAGATGCGGCTGTTCATGTCGCAGCTGTGCGCCGGCTGGGACGTCGCGACGGTCCGCGAGATCGTCGCGGAGACCTTGCACCACGTCGTGGAGCCGCTGGTCTACGAGGAGGCGGTGGGCCTCGTCGACGAGCACCAGCTGCACGGCCGCGACGTCGTCATCGTCTCGACCTCGGGCACCGAGGTCGTCGAGCCGATCGGGGCCATGCTGGGCGCCGACCACGTGGTGGCGACCCGCCTGGAGATCGTCGACGGCCGCTACACCGGCGAGATCGAGTACTACGCCTACGCCGAGGAGAAGGCCAACGCCGTGCGCGCGCTGGCCGAGGAGCGGGGCTACGACCTGGCCGAGTGCTACGCCTACAGCGACTCGATCACCGACCTGCCGATGCTCGAGGCGGTCGGCCACCCTCACGCGGTCAACCCCGACCGCGAGCTGCGCCGGGCGGCGCTCGAGCGCGGCTGGCCGGTGCTCGTCTTCACCCGGCCGGTGGCGCTGCGCCCACGGGTGCCGCTCCCTCCGGCACGCCCGACCCTCGCCGCGCTCGCCGTCGGCGGGGCGGTCGCCGCGGGCGGCTGGTGGTGGAGCGCGCGGCGTCGCGACACGCCCGGGAGCGGGTAG
- a CDS encoding sodium:solute symporter family transporter, translating to MSPVPGIVAVTLVTLATLAIGTVGLRLSRTTSDFFVASRSVRPGLNASAIGGEYLSAASFLGVAGLLLVFGAEMLWYPVGWTAGYLVLLVLVAAPLRRSGAYTLPDFAEARLGSRRVRRACTLLVVAIGWLYLLPQFQGAGVTLVTAVGAPPWLGAVMVATVVLLNVTSGGMRSITFVQAFQYWLKLTALLVPAAVLLAVWVGDGRPGPARSLVDPEETAVDPQAGAGSGPADLWSLPLGGAGAESLYVTYSLILATFLGTMGLPHVVVRFYTNPDGRAARRTTLVVLGLLGLFYVIPPVYGALGRVYAAELAAGGRADTLVLELPRLVVGGPAGDVLTGLVTAGAFAAFLSTSSGLAIAVAGVLGQDVVGRLGRRGGRRLGGVAAFRVAAVIAVLVPCVAALSTPGVGVARAVGLAFAVAASTFCPLLVLGIWWRGLTAAGALAGLAVGGGGSGAAVLWTLLPTSAGQEGWVATLLGQPAAWSVPTAFLAMWLVSLATRAHVPAGANRFMVRLHTPEDVELDRG from the coding sequence GTGAGCCCGGTGCCCGGCATCGTCGCCGTCACCCTCGTCACCCTCGCGACCCTGGCGATCGGCACGGTCGGGCTGCGCCTGTCGCGCACGACCAGCGACTTCTTCGTCGCCTCGCGCAGCGTGCGTCCGGGGCTCAACGCCTCGGCGATCGGCGGGGAGTACCTCTCGGCCGCGTCCTTCCTCGGCGTCGCCGGCCTGCTGCTCGTCTTCGGCGCCGAGATGCTGTGGTACCCTGTCGGCTGGACCGCCGGCTACCTCGTGCTGCTGGTGCTCGTCGCCGCCCCGCTGCGCCGCTCCGGGGCGTACACCCTGCCCGACTTCGCCGAGGCCCGGCTCGGCTCGCGACGGGTGCGCCGCGCCTGCACCCTGCTCGTGGTCGCGATCGGCTGGCTCTACCTGCTGCCGCAGTTCCAGGGCGCCGGCGTGACGCTGGTGACCGCGGTCGGCGCCCCGCCGTGGCTGGGTGCGGTCATGGTCGCGACCGTGGTGCTCCTCAACGTCACCTCCGGCGGCATGCGCTCGATCACCTTCGTCCAGGCCTTCCAGTACTGGTTGAAGCTCACCGCCCTCCTCGTGCCCGCCGCGGTGCTGCTCGCCGTGTGGGTCGGTGACGGCCGCCCGGGCCCCGCGCGGTCGCTCGTCGACCCCGAGGAGACGGCGGTCGACCCCCAGGCCGGCGCCGGCAGCGGCCCGGCCGACCTCTGGTCGCTCCCGCTCGGCGGCGCGGGCGCGGAGAGCCTCTACGTCACCTACTCGCTGATCCTCGCGACCTTCCTCGGCACCATGGGGCTGCCGCACGTCGTCGTGCGCTTCTACACCAACCCCGACGGTCGCGCGGCGCGCCGCACGACCCTGGTCGTGCTCGGCCTGCTCGGCCTCTTCTACGTCATCCCACCCGTGTACGGCGCACTCGGCCGGGTCTACGCCGCCGAGCTCGCTGCAGGTGGTCGCGCCGACACCTTGGTGCTGGAGTTGCCGCGCCTCGTGGTCGGCGGGCCGGCCGGCGACGTGCTCACCGGCCTCGTCACCGCCGGCGCCTTCGCCGCCTTCTTGTCGACCTCGTCGGGCCTCGCGATCGCCGTGGCCGGCGTGCTGGGCCAGGACGTCGTGGGCCGGCTGGGGCGTCGCGGCGGGCGGCGGCTCGGCGGCGTCGCCGCGTTCCGCGTGGCAGCGGTCATCGCCGTGCTCGTGCCGTGCGTGGCGGCGCTGTCCACCCCGGGCGTCGGAGTAGCCCGGGCGGTGGGCCTGGCGTTCGCGGTCGCGGCGTCGACCTTCTGCCCGTTGCTGGTGCTCGGCATCTGGTGGCGCGGCCTGACCGCGGCCGGCGCGTTGGCGGGCCTCGCGGTCGGCGGCGGCGGGTCGGGCGCCGCGGTGCTCTGGACGCTGCTCCCGACCTCGGCCGGGCAGGAGGGGTGGGTGGCCACCCTGCTGGGCCAGCCCGCCGCCTGGTCCGTGCCGACCGCGTTCCTCGCGATGTGGCTGGTCAGCCTCGCCACCCGCGCTCACGTGCCCGCGGGGGCGAACCGCTTCATGGTGCGCCTGCACACCCCCGAGGACGTCGAGCTCGACCGCGGGTGA
- the acs gene encoding acetate--CoA ligase translates to MSDETLSNLLHEERRFEPPAELAAHANLQAEAYDRAAADPEAFWAEQARRLDWAEEWTQVLDWSNPPFAKWFVGGRLNAAHNCVDRHVEAGRGDKVALHFVGEPLDPETSGTRDITYAELKDLVCQAANALTDLGVQAGDRVAIYMPMIPEAVVAMLACARIGAPHTVVFGGFSSDALASRLTDCQAKVVVTADGGYRRGTASALKPAVDEARTKTGPEHTVEKVLVVRRTGQEVDWDDAVDVWWHDTVEQASTEHEAQAFDAEHPLYVMYTSGTTGKPKGILHTTGGYLTGAAYTHWAVFDLKPDDVYWCTADIGWVTGHSYIVYGPLANGVTQVLYEGTPDSPERGRWWQIIEEKQVSIFYTAPTAIRSFMKQGREIPDRHDMSSLRILGSVGEPINPEAYVWYRHVVGGDRTPVVDTWWQTETGAIMISPLPGVTAGKPGSAMTAIPGISAEVVDDQGRPVPDGSGGLLVVTAPWPSMLRTIWGDDERYVDTYWSRFPATDERGAYYFAGDGAKKDSDGDLWVLGRVDDVMNVSGHRLSTTEIESALVSHPKVAEAAVVGAKDEDTGQAVCAFVILREEAGDGGADIVEELRNHVRKEIGPIAKPRQVMIVPELPKTRSGKIMRRLLRDVAEDREVGDVTTLADSSVMDLISSGLSKGAGDEG, encoded by the coding sequence GTGAGCGACGAGACCCTGTCCAACCTGCTGCACGAGGAGCGCCGCTTCGAGCCCCCCGCCGAGCTCGCGGCGCACGCCAACCTGCAGGCCGAGGCGTACGACCGCGCGGCCGCGGACCCCGAGGCCTTCTGGGCCGAGCAGGCCCGGCGCCTCGACTGGGCGGAGGAGTGGACGCAGGTGCTCGACTGGAGCAACCCGCCCTTCGCGAAGTGGTTCGTCGGCGGCAGGTTGAACGCCGCCCACAACTGCGTCGACCGCCACGTCGAGGCCGGGCGCGGCGACAAGGTCGCCCTCCACTTCGTCGGCGAGCCCCTCGACCCGGAGACCTCCGGCACCCGCGACATCACCTACGCCGAGCTGAAGGACCTGGTCTGCCAGGCCGCGAACGCGCTCACCGACCTCGGTGTGCAGGCCGGCGACCGGGTCGCGATCTACATGCCGATGATCCCGGAGGCGGTCGTCGCGATGCTGGCCTGCGCCCGCATCGGTGCCCCCCACACGGTGGTCTTCGGCGGCTTCTCCTCCGACGCGCTGGCCTCCCGCCTCACCGACTGCCAGGCCAAGGTCGTCGTCACCGCCGACGGCGGCTACCGCCGCGGCACCGCCTCGGCGCTCAAGCCCGCCGTCGACGAGGCGCGCACCAAGACCGGCCCCGAGCACACGGTCGAGAAGGTGCTCGTCGTGCGCCGCACCGGTCAGGAGGTCGACTGGGACGACGCCGTCGACGTGTGGTGGCACGACACCGTCGAGCAGGCCTCGACCGAGCACGAGGCGCAGGCCTTCGACGCCGAGCACCCGCTCTACGTCATGTACACCTCGGGCACGACCGGCAAGCCCAAGGGCATCCTGCACACGACGGGCGGCTACCTCACAGGCGCGGCGTACACCCACTGGGCCGTCTTCGACCTCAAGCCCGACGACGTCTACTGGTGCACCGCCGACATCGGCTGGGTGACCGGCCACTCCTACATCGTCTACGGCCCGCTGGCCAACGGCGTGACGCAGGTGCTCTACGAGGGCACCCCCGACTCGCCCGAGCGGGGCCGCTGGTGGCAGATCATCGAGGAGAAGCAGGTCTCGATCTTCTACACCGCTCCGACCGCGATCCGCTCCTTCATGAAGCAGGGGCGGGAGATCCCGGACCGCCACGACATGTCGTCGCTGCGGATCCTCGGGTCGGTGGGCGAGCCGATCAACCCCGAGGCCTACGTGTGGTACCGCCACGTCGTCGGCGGCGACCGCACCCCGGTCGTCGACACCTGGTGGCAGACCGAGACCGGCGCGATCATGATCTCCCCCCTGCCCGGCGTCACCGCGGGCAAGCCCGGATCGGCGATGACGGCCATCCCCGGCATCAGCGCCGAGGTGGTCGACGACCAGGGCCGCCCGGTCCCCGACGGCTCCGGCGGGCTGCTCGTCGTCACCGCGCCGTGGCCCTCGATGCTGCGCACCATCTGGGGCGACGACGAGCGCTACGTCGACACCTACTGGTCGCGCTTCCCCGCCACCGACGAGCGGGGCGCCTACTACTTCGCCGGCGACGGCGCGAAGAAGGACTCCGACGGCGACCTGTGGGTGCTCGGCCGCGTCGACGACGTCATGAACGTCTCCGGCCACCGGCTGTCCACCACCGAGATCGAGTCGGCCCTCGTCTCGCACCCGAAGGTCGCCGAGGCCGCGGTCGTGGGCGCCAAGGACGAGGACACCGGCCAGGCGGTCTGCGCCTTCGTGATCCTGCGCGAGGAGGCCGGCGACGGCGGCGCCGACATCGTGGAGGAGCTGCGCAACCACGTGCGCAAGGAGATCGGCCCGATCGCCAAGCCGCGCCAGGTGATGATCGTGCCCGAGCTGCCGAAGACCCGCTCGGGCAAGATCATGCGCCGCCTGCTGCGCGACGTCGCGGAGGACCGCGAGGTCGGCGACGTCACCACCCTCGCCGACTCCTCCGTGATGGACCTGATCTCCTCCGGTCTCTCGAAGGGGGCGGGCGACGAGGGGTGA
- a CDS encoding LytTR family DNA-binding domain-containing protein codes for MLVIDDERPALDELSWLLRQDPRVSEVATCDAATEALRLLQEREVDAVFLDVQMPGLTGLELAQVLARFRTPPPVVFVTAHEEHAVEAFELQAVDYVLKPVRGERLAEAVRRVVEGTTRAPEPADEMVPVERGGVTRFVARSTITHVEAQGDYARLHTPTGSHLLRTPLSSLEEEWGPAGFVRIHRSTLVALAHVAEVRTEQGRCTVVVGGSGPGGTGGTGSGGAELAVARRHTRELRELLTRRGR; via the coding sequence GTGCTCGTGATCGACGACGAGCGGCCGGCCCTCGACGAGCTGTCGTGGCTGCTGCGCCAGGACCCCCGCGTGTCCGAGGTCGCGACGTGCGACGCGGCCACCGAGGCGCTGCGGCTGCTGCAGGAGCGGGAGGTCGACGCGGTCTTCCTCGACGTGCAGATGCCCGGGCTCACGGGTCTCGAGCTCGCGCAGGTGCTGGCCCGCTTCCGCACCCCGCCCCCGGTCGTCTTCGTCACCGCCCACGAGGAGCACGCCGTCGAGGCCTTCGAGCTGCAGGCGGTCGACTACGTGCTCAAGCCCGTGCGCGGCGAGCGTCTCGCCGAGGCCGTGCGGCGGGTGGTCGAGGGCACCACCCGCGCCCCGGAGCCCGCCGACGAGATGGTGCCCGTCGAGCGCGGCGGCGTCACCCGCTTCGTCGCGCGCAGCACCATCACCCACGTCGAGGCCCAGGGCGACTACGCCCGGCTCCACACCCCGACCGGGTCCCACCTGCTGCGCACCCCGCTGTCCTCGCTGGAGGAGGAGTGGGGCCCGGCCGGCTTCGTGCGCATCCACCGCAGCACGCTGGTCGCCCTCGCGCACGTCGCCGAGGTCCGCACCGAGCAGGGACGCTGCACGGTCGTGGTCGGCGGCAGCGGCCCCGGCGGCACCGGCGGCACCGGCTCGGGCGGGGCCGAGCTCGCCGTCGCGCGCCGCCACACCCGCGAGCTGCGGGAGCTGCTGACCCGCCGCGGCCGGTGA
- a CDS encoding NAD(P)/FAD-dependent oxidoreductase, giving the protein MTRTYDAVVVGAGPNGLVAANLLADAGWSVLVLEQQPEVGGAVRSDDDVHPGFVHDTFSSFYPLSAASRTIRALHLEEHGLEWCHAPAVLGHPFPDGSWALLHRDREVTAALADERHAGDGEAWLALSDLWDRIGDSFVDALLSPFPPVRHGARFLADVARSGGVDLVKELLTPVLSFGDHRFGGEGPTMLLAGNAGHSDLPPTAPGSGVFALLLTLGGQQHGFPVPRGGAGMLTQAMARRFASRGGEVRCEAEVTRVEVVAGRAVGVRTADGEAYVARRAVVADVLASKLWGGLVPPEHVPARTARRMRGFDLDPGTVKVDWALSGPIPWAQAPAHAPGTFHVADGLEDLTTTLGQVAARAIPDRPFMLAGQMTTSDPTRSPEGTESVWSYAHVPQHATHDAGAGGPGGEVRGVWDADDCERFADRMQARIEERAPGFGSRILARRVLGPHEMEERDANLVRGALNGGTSQLHQELFLRPVPGLGRAETSVRGLYLGSSSAHPGGGVHGACGANAARAALAHDRVRRVLGKRR; this is encoded by the coding sequence GTGACCCGCACCTACGACGCCGTCGTGGTCGGGGCCGGGCCCAACGGCCTGGTCGCCGCCAACCTGCTCGCGGACGCCGGGTGGTCGGTGCTGGTGCTCGAGCAGCAGCCCGAGGTCGGCGGCGCCGTGCGCAGCGACGACGACGTGCACCCGGGCTTCGTGCACGACACGTTCTCCTCCTTCTACCCCCTCTCGGCCGCGTCGCGCACGATCCGCGCCCTGCACCTGGAGGAGCACGGCCTCGAGTGGTGCCACGCCCCGGCCGTGCTCGGCCACCCCTTCCCCGACGGGTCGTGGGCGCTGCTGCACCGCGACCGCGAGGTCACCGCGGCGCTCGCCGACGAGCGGCACGCGGGGGACGGAGAGGCGTGGCTCGCGCTCAGCGACCTGTGGGACCGCATCGGCGACTCCTTCGTCGACGCCCTGCTCAGTCCCTTCCCGCCCGTGCGGCACGGCGCACGCTTCCTGGCCGACGTCGCCCGCAGCGGCGGCGTCGACCTGGTCAAGGAGCTGCTCACGCCGGTGCTGTCCTTCGGCGACCACCGCTTCGGCGGGGAGGGTCCCACGATGCTGCTCGCCGGCAACGCCGGGCACTCCGACCTGCCGCCGACCGCGCCGGGCTCCGGCGTCTTCGCGCTGCTGCTCACCCTCGGCGGGCAGCAGCACGGCTTCCCGGTGCCGCGCGGCGGGGCGGGGATGCTGACGCAGGCGATGGCGCGGCGCTTCGCCTCCCGCGGCGGTGAGGTGCGCTGCGAGGCCGAGGTGACGCGGGTCGAGGTGGTGGCCGGCCGGGCGGTGGGCGTGCGCACGGCCGACGGGGAGGCGTACGTCGCTCGCCGCGCGGTCGTCGCGGACGTGCTCGCCTCCAAGCTCTGGGGTGGGCTCGTGCCCCCCGAGCACGTGCCGGCCCGCACCGCGCGCCGGATGCGCGGCTTCGACCTCGACCCCGGCACGGTCAAGGTCGACTGGGCGCTCAGCGGGCCGATCCCGTGGGCGCAGGCGCCGGCCCACGCACCCGGCACCTTCCACGTCGCCGACGGGCTCGAGGACCTCACCACCACGCTGGGCCAGGTCGCGGCCCGCGCGATCCCCGACCGGCCGTTCATGCTCGCCGGTCAGATGACCACCTCCGACCCGACGCGCTCGCCGGAGGGCACCGAGTCGGTGTGGAGCTACGCCCACGTGCCGCAGCACGCGACCCACGACGCCGGTGCGGGCGGTCCCGGCGGCGAGGTGCGGGGGGTGTGGGACGCCGACGACTGCGAGCGCTTCGCCGACCGGATGCAGGCGCGGATCGAGGAGCGCGCCCCCGGCTTCGGCTCCCGCATCCTGGCGCGTCGCGTTCTGGGCCCGCACGAGATGGAGGAGCGCGACGCCAACCTCGTGCGCGGGGCGCTCAACGGCGGCACCAGTCAGCTGCACCAGGAGCTCTTCCTGCGGCCCGTCCCCGGCCTCGGCCGCGCCGAGACGAGCGTGCGCGGTCTCTACCTCGGCTCCTCCTCCGCCCACCCCGGCGGCGGGGTGCACGGGGCCTGCGGCGCCAACGCCGCCCGCGCCGCGCTCGCCCACGACCGCGTGCGGCGGGTGCTCGGCAAGCGGCGCTGA